The Bacillota bacterium genome segment GGCCCCCTGCAATTGCGCATTGAGGGACCAGTGGATATGGAGGACAAGGGGCTTACGATCCAGGCGCTGGCCGAATTGCGCCAGCGGGTGGAAGCCGCGGGCAGCAGCGTGGAGATTGTCGCCGATGAGTGGTGCAACACGCTGGAAGATATAAAGGATTTTGCCGATGCTGGCGCCGGGCATATGCTGCAGATAAAGACCCCCGATTTGGGCGGTGTGGAGAATTTGGTGGAGGCGGTGCGCTACTGTAAACAAACAGGTTTGGGCGCATATCTGGGTGGGACCTGTAACGAAACGGATCAGTCGGCCCGAGTTTGTGTCAATATCGCTGTTGCCACCGGCCCTGATCAGATGCTGGCCAAGCCCGGTATGGGTGTGGACGAAGGCTTGATGGTTGTGTATAACGAAATGCAAAGGGTGTTGGCGATTATCAATTCCCGGTAATGAAATAATTTCCTTCCCATTCACATATATATAGGTGAGAAAACAGCGGGAGGGAATTAACTTGAGCCTGAAGAAGTACCTTTGCGGGGCGCTTGTCTTAATGCTAATATTCGTCAGCGGTTGCGGCGTTGTCGACTGGGTTTTCCCTGAGGATGAGGAACCTCTGCCCGGGGATGAAGATTACGAATTCCAGGAGCCAGGGGAAGAAGAGGGCGAACCGGATGATGATCCTACCTTCGGTGAAGCAGGGACCAGGGAAGTGACGCTGTATTTTGCCGATAACCTGGCGCGGCACATTGTGTCAACGACCTATTCAATACCAGATAGGGAGGGAATCGGTCAGGAGGTTGTCCGGCATCTGGTGGAAGGCGGACCGGCCCAGGATTTTCTGACCAACAGTGGCTTAAAGGCTGTTTTGCCGGCAGGAACCCAGGTTATTGGCATGAACATCAAGGACGGATTGTGCACTGTCGATCTGAGCAGAGAGTTTTTGAACGCAGCTGATGATATCCATGAGCAGCTGATGCTGGATTCTTTGGTTTATAGCTTGACCGAGTTTTCCACTATAGACAAAGTGGTGCTCTGGATTGAGGGCCGTCCGATTAACGAATTGACCCACGGCACACCGGTCGACGCAGAAATGACGCGAAGTAGATCCTTGAATCTAGAGCCGGGCGCCGGCTATGGATCCCAGGTGACAATTTATGTGCAACTGGATAATTTGGCCCAACCGATGTTGGTGCCTGTTACCCGGACAATCGCGCCTGCCACTGATCTGGCAGGCGCGGCCCTGAACCAGTTAATCCAGGGTCCGATGGCAGGCATGGGGCTCAGCGGCGTTATGCCGGTAACCACCGAGGTGCGGGATTTTAGCGTAGAAGGCAGCACTGCCATTGTGGATTTCAGCAGAGACATGGCTGAAGCAGATAATTTGCCCCTGGCGGTGATGGCGGTTGTCATGACACTAACCGAATTTGCCAATGTGGATGATGTCAAAATAACTATTTCCGGACAAACCATAGAACTGCCAGACGGCAAGCTGCTTTCGGAGCCGGTTATGCGCCCGGGTTCTCCCAATCCCCTTGCCTTTTAGCAGGGGAATTTTTTGTATCTGCTTCAGGACAAGCTAAGAGAAGGAGGTTTATAAATGCGCAAATTAACTGTTTTGTCCCCGACCGCTATCCTTGGTTACGGCTTTCCCAAAGAATCTTTTGAACGCGGATTGCAACATAACCCCGATGTGATTGCTGTGGACGCCGGCTCAGTAGACCCCGGGCCATATTACTTGGGAGCCGGGGTATCCTTTACCGATAAGGCAGCAGTAAAGCGGGATTTAGAGATTATTCTCCCCGCTGCCCGCAAGCGGAATATTCCCGTATTAATCGGTTCGGCCGGCGGCGCCGGCGCAAAGCCCCATTTAGAATGGACCGAGGAGATTATCAAAGAAATAGCTGCCGAACAAGACTTGGCGTTTAAACTGGCGTTGATTGCGGCCGATGTCGACGAGGAATTGCTGCTGGACAATCTGGAGAGCACCGAGCCCCTAGGGCCAATTGCGCCCCTTAATAAAGAAACTGTCCAACAAACTAGCAATATTGTCGCCCAGATGGGTGTTGAGCCAATTGTCGCCGCGTTAGACGCCGGCGCTGATGTGGTGCTAGCTGGACGCGCCTACGACCCGACTGTGTTTGCTGCTGAGGCCGTGCGTCGCGGCTTTGACCCCGGTCCGGCTCTGCACATGGGTAAAATCCTTGAATGTGCTGCGATTGCGGCTGAGCCGGGCAGCGGCCGGGATTGCATGGTTGGCATTCTCGATGGGGATGGATTTGAGATCTTCCCGCCCAACCCCCAACGGCAGTGCACCATCAAGTCGGTGGCTGCCCATTCACTGTATGAGAAATCCAATCCCTGGCTGCTGCCCGGGCCGGGAGGCAGCCTGGATTTGCAGGACACGATTTATGAACAGGTGGAACCGGGGCGGGTCCGGGTCACCGGTACCCGGTATGTCGCCGATAAGCATTATAGGTTAAAATTGGAGGGCGCCCGCCTGGTGGGCTATCGCACTCTCGCCATCGCCGGTATCCGGGATCCTCTGATGATCAAAGAACTGCGCTCTATTCTCGACGCTGTTTCAGATTCGGTGCGGGAGAATTTTGAGTCGGTGCCCGATTATAAGCTTAATTTCCTTTGTTACGGATTAGATGGGGTGATGAAGGAGCTAGAGCCCACGCCGCAGCCCGGTCACGAAGTTGGTTTGATTATCGATGTGGTGGCCGGCACCCAGGACGACGCAAATACCATTTGCTCGTACTGTCGTTCCACTCTGCTGCATTACGGTTACCCGGGACGAGTATCTACAGCCGGTAATCTGGCATTACCCTACTCACCCTCAGACCTTAAAGCCGGTCCAGTTTATGAGTTTTCGGTGCATCATTTGCTGGCGGTGCCTGTGGAATTTAGGCCGCTTATTCAAGAAGTGGGGGGCAAGAGTGATGGTTAAACAGATCCCGATAACCGATTTGGCGGTGGTAATCCGCAGCAAAAATTCCGGTCCTTTGGAGCTGACCTTTGATATTATCTTCAAAGATCAGCAAAGTTTTGACCTCGCCGTGGCGTCGGGAATTTTTAGCCCGGCTCTGTTTGCAGACCTGTATAAAATTCCTGAATCCCGGGTGCTTAGTGTTGTGGAGTATGCGCCGGCGCGGGCAATCAAGGCGACAATTTTACGGAACACTGTGGCTGGTTCAGTGGGGGACACTGATGTCTATGGCGCCCAGCAACATGCGCCGCTTCTGGCAATTACTGTTCCGATGGAGGGTGATGAAGATGCGGATCAAGGCTGAACAGATTACTAATGCAGTTTACAGGTTATGTTTGGAGGCCAACAGAAACTTGCCTCCGGATGTCTGCGCAGCCCTGGCTAATGCCGTCAAGCGGGAACAATCGGACCTGAGCAAAAATGTCTTAGAATTGTTACAAGAAAATGCCCGAATTGCCCGGGATGAGAAGGTGCCGATCTGTCAGGACACCGGGATGGTTGTGGTGTTTGTGGAGCTGGGCAGGGACTTGCTGGTTCAAGGTGACCTAAATCAAGCAATAAATGCCGGTGTAGCCCGGGCATATGCCGACGGGTATTTCCGTAAATCAATTGTCGGGCATCCGCTGGAGCGCAAAAACACCGGCGATAACACGCCGGCCGTGATTCACCTCACTCTGGCGCCGGGGGCTTGCATGAAAATTACGGTGGCGCCCAAGGGCTTTGGCAGCGAAAACATGGGCGGAATCAAAATGCTCAAGCCAGCCCAGGGCCGCCAAGGTGTTGTTGATTATGTGGTTTCGGTGGTAGACCAGGCAGGCGCCAACCCTTGTCCGCCAATCATCGTTGGAGTTGGTCTGGGGGGGACAATGGAGTATGCGGCGCTGCTGGCCAAAAAGGCATTGTTGCGGGAAGTTGGAAAAACTGCGGAGCATCCGCTGGACAAAGAATTGGAGACCGAGATCTTTAAGCGCGTGAACCAATTGGGGATTGGCCCCCAGGGTTATGGCGGCTCAGAGACTGCCTTTGCGGTCCACGTGGAGTCTTACCCCACCCACATTGCCGGTTTGCCGGTTGCGGTCAATATCAACTGCCATGCCGCCAGACATGCTGAAACTGTGTTACAGGGAGAGGAATGCTGATGGAGGCAACCAAACTGAAGACGCCGTTGACCAGGGAACAGACTGCGAAGCTGGAGGCGGGTCAGAGCTGCTTGCTGAGCGGCACTATCTACACGGCCCGGGATGCGGCCCATAAACGGCTGGTGGAACTTTTGGATAATGGACAGTCCCTGCCGGTTGATTTGGCCGGACAAGTTATTTATTATGTTGGTCCCTGTCCGGCGCCTCCGGGTAAAGTTATTGGCTCGGCCGGGCCGACTACCAGTATGCGCATGGACAGTTACACACCGGCAATTCTCAAGGCCGGGGTACGGGCAGTTATCGGCAAAGGCGACCGGGGCCCGGAAGTTGTGGAAGCACTCAAAGAACAGGGCGCAGTGTATCTCGGCGCAATTGGCGGCGCCGGGGCCTTGATTGCCCGTCATATTCGCAAGGCAGAGGTGGTTGCGTTCCCCGATCTCGGGCCAGAGGCAATCCACCGTCTGGAGGTCGAGGATCTACCGGTAATTGTACTCATAGATAGCGCCGGCAATAATTTCTATCGAATCGGCCGAAATAATTTTACCTCCCGGCAATGATTGGGTATACTTAGCCCAGGGGGTGGTTAAAATGTACTCTATTACCCAGGAAACCCTTATTCATGCCACATATTTCGCTCCCCGGGGCAAAAACCGTTTACAGCTGTTGGGATTTCATCTCGCTCAACGTTATTTGAGTCCTGACGACCGGCTGATAGGATTTGTCGGCGACTCCGGCGCTGGCAAATCTCTGTTAATCCGGGGCATGTTCCCCGGGCTGGAGCTGACCAATGATGATGAGGGGGTCAATATTCGCCCACTGCCCCTTAGTCGGCAGCATGAGGACGGGCGGTATCTGGCCCATACATATCACGTAGACGCACGCTTTGAAATCGCTTTCCAACAAGGGTGGCAATTGGCCGACTCAATTCGGGACGCTGTAATGG includes the following:
- a CDS encoding DUF4387 domain-containing protein gives rise to the protein MVKQIPITDLAVVIRSKNSGPLELTFDIIFKDQQSFDLAVASGIFSPALFADLYKIPESRVLSVVEYAPARAIKATILRNTVAGSVGDTDVYGAQQHAPLLAITVPMEGDEDADQG
- a CDS encoding DUF1446 domain-containing protein, whose product is MRKLTVLSPTAILGYGFPKESFERGLQHNPDVIAVDAGSVDPGPYYLGAGVSFTDKAAVKRDLEIILPAARKRNIPVLIGSAGGAGAKPHLEWTEEIIKEIAAEQDLAFKLALIAADVDEELLLDNLESTEPLGPIAPLNKETVQQTSNIVAQMGVEPIVAALDAGADVVLAGRAYDPTVFAAEAVRRGFDPGPALHMGKILECAAIAAEPGSGRDCMVGILDGDGFEIFPPNPQRQCTIKSVAAHSLYEKSNPWLLPGPGGSLDLQDTIYEQVEPGRVRVTGTRYVADKHYRLKLEGARLVGYRTLAIAGIRDPLMIKELRSILDAVSDSVRENFESVPDYKLNFLCYGLDGVMKELEPTPQPGHEVGLIIDVVAGTQDDANTICSYCRSTLLHYGYPGRVSTAGNLALPYSPSDLKAGPVYEFSVHHLLAVPVEFRPLIQEVGGKSDG
- a CDS encoding Fe-S-containing hydro-lyase; the encoded protein is MEATKLKTPLTREQTAKLEAGQSCLLSGTIYTARDAAHKRLVELLDNGQSLPVDLAGQVIYYVGPCPAPPGKVIGSAGPTTSMRMDSYTPAILKAGVRAVIGKGDRGPEVVEALKEQGAVYLGAIGGAGALIARHIRKAEVVAFPDLGPEAIHRLEVEDLPVIVLIDSAGNNFYRIGRNNFTSRQ
- a CDS encoding fumarate hydratase; translation: MKMRIKAEQITNAVYRLCLEANRNLPPDVCAALANAVKREQSDLSKNVLELLQENARIARDEKVPICQDTGMVVVFVELGRDLLVQGDLNQAINAGVARAYADGYFRKSIVGHPLERKNTGDNTPAVIHLTLAPGACMKITVAPKGFGSENMGGIKMLKPAQGRQGVVDYVVSVVDQAGANPCPPIIVGVGLGGTMEYAALLAKKALLREVGKTAEHPLDKELETEIFKRVNQLGIGPQGYGGSETAFAVHVESYPTHIAGLPVAVNINCHAARHAETVLQGEEC
- a CDS encoding GerMN domain-containing protein — protein: MSLKKYLCGALVLMLIFVSGCGVVDWVFPEDEEPLPGDEDYEFQEPGEEEGEPDDDPTFGEAGTREVTLYFADNLARHIVSTTYSIPDREGIGQEVVRHLVEGGPAQDFLTNSGLKAVLPAGTQVIGMNIKDGLCTVDLSREFLNAADDIHEQLMLDSLVYSLTEFSTIDKVVLWIEGRPINELTHGTPVDAEMTRSRSLNLEPGAGYGSQVTIYVQLDNLAQPMLVPVTRTIAPATDLAGAALNQLIQGPMAGMGLSGVMPVTTEVRDFSVEGSTAIVDFSRDMAEADNLPLAVMAVVMTLTEFANVDDVKITISGQTIELPDGKLLSEPVMRPGSPNPLAF